The genomic segment CCGCCGATTCATCTTCAATTACAGATGTTGAGTCACAGTCAAGCCATGAATCAACCACAGccgttgatgatgatgatgatgaaccaGAGACCTTTCAAGAAGTTTCAAAATCCGTcgaagtttaataataattttgttccTTCAAAGCCTAGaagcagcaacagcagcagcagcaactggAAGGGTAAAAAtgccaacaacaacaaaagaatgGAAAATTCCAATAATAACCCTGGTTTATCTTGTGGTGTAAGTGGCGGCGGTGGCGGAGGGTATAAGCCACCGAGTTTGAATGAATTGCAAACACAAAACAGAATGAAAGCGCGGAAATATTATCATCCAAAGAAGAAATTTAATAATCGGTTCGCGCCTTATGCGCCGAGGAATACGACGTCGTTTATTATCCGGGCGAAAAAATCTGGCGGGATTGCTTCGTTGGTTTCTCCGTGTCCGGTGACTCCGGCAATGTTGCCAACTCCGATGTTTTCGCCTTCGAGGGAGGTGTTAGGTGATATGGCGAAAGAGGAGTGGGGTGTTGATGGGTATGGATCGATGAAAGGGTTGATTAGGTTGAGATCCCCTGGAAATGAAGCGAGTGaggatgatgaggatgatgaggaGAGTGATGTGGAAGAGCATGTGGAAGTGGAAAGGAGATTGGATCATGATTTGAGTAGGTTTGAGATGATTTATCCgagtggtggtggtgttggagGGGAGtatagttataataataataataatgttttggaGAATAGGGTTGCTGATCAGGACACGCATATAGCGCAATTGGAAGAGGAGAATTTGACTTTGAAAGAGAGGTTGTTTTTGATGGAGAGT from the Populus nigra chromosome 1, ddPopNigr1.1, whole genome shotgun sequence genome contains:
- the LOC133691254 gene encoding uncharacterized protein LOC133691254, with amino-acid sequence MNDQPSPSIMNQQPPQLMGQPPPIHLQLQMLSHSQAMNQPQPLMMMMMNQRPFKKFQNPSKFNNNFVPSKPRSSNSSSSNWKGKNANNNKRMENSNNNPGLSCGVSGGGGGGYKPPSLNELQTQNRMKARKYYHPKKKFNNRFAPYAPRNTTSFIIRAKKSGGIASLVSPCPVTPAMLPTPMFSPSREVLGDMAKEEWGVDGYGSMKGLIRLRSPGNEASEDDEDDEESDVEEHVEVERRLDHDLSRFEMIYPSGGGVGGEYSYNNNNNVLENRVADQDTHIAQLEEENLTLKERLFLMESELGDLRMRLQFLERHQQHGQSSSSAMVLEDINEEVVENVSENESDGGSDIGVNTVANDGNEEVMEWVEMERVGRNVSNVDKEEGE